In the genome of Paramormyrops kingsleyae isolate MSU_618 chromosome 5, PKINGS_0.4, whole genome shotgun sequence, the window CTGCCTGTTTCCtagaatctcctccatgcccttgagactgtgctagGAGACAAAGCAAACCTTCCGGCAATATCAGAAATTGATGCACCATTCTGGAGGAGTtaggactacctgtgcaacgtGTGTAGGGTCGAGGTATCGCCTCATGCTagcagtagtgacactgactgtagccaaatgcaaaactagtgaaaaagtCAGacaagatgaggagggaaaaatgtcagtcacCTCCACCtattaaaccattcctgttttggggttgtctcattgttgccccctCTATTGCATCTGTTGTTAATTACAAGCcactctgctacttaactgaccagatcaatatcccagaagtttaactgacttgatgctatactctgattaaaggTCTTCCTTTAATCTTTTGAGCAGTGAATGTTACATTTGTTGTTTCTGAAGGAGCGTAGAAGTGCTTCAAACTTGAACAAATGTCTGTAAAGCTGCCCTCTATCTTTAACGTAGTAGTACAGCATCTACTCGGCTCGGTTCGGACTGCAGGGGGCGACCCTTTAAAATGAGCGTGGATAGTCGCCTTTTGGTTGCCAGATTAGCAGATTTTGCTGATGAAAATTCGACTTATTCTTTTTAAACTACTTTCTGTTTCACATTTAATAATTCAAATAACCGCTTGCCCTACACAGCGCCCGGAGCCTATCCCCGAAACATAAAACGTTCAATTTAGGATAAATAGGCAAAATACAACATCCACTGTGTTACGCAAACGTAGGCTACAAATTAAAGcaaattttatttacaaaattagagCTCTAAAACTTGTCATATATTGTGAAGCCATCTTTTAATCCCCTTCAGTTAGCAAACTATACCTCACTCATCTCTTAATTCCATTTTAAGATCGGAGAAGcacaaaactaacaaaaaataaacgAAGCAAAATCCTTTTTTTGCATACCTGTATAATAAAGCGTTAGCTAAATCAGTGCAACATTTTCATGCTACTTTAACTACTGTGTTCATTTAAACTGTTGGGTTAAAATTGCTGTCATTGTTGAATTAAATtatcacccatccatcttccatagctTGTCCTATACAACATCACGAGGGTTTGGAACCTATCTCATCGCGGTGAAGCATTAAATTGTcaccatttcaaaatattatgATTTAGTAATCTTACCAGATAACGCCTGAGCGTTTCATTAAGGAAACTGTTCTTTCAACACAAATATCTGGCAACCTCACTAGGAAGAGgttgcgtgtttttacagacACATAGCCAAACCCTTTCTGATCGCTATCTTTAGACATCGTTTAGCCTCTTAAAATCTCGTTTTGTGCCAGTTACTTGTATCGTACGGGAGAATGAGCGAAGTCAAGGGTCCGTGGGTAGCGATGACACGTACAGCCACGGGTTACTCGCGAAGAGAGGGGGAAAGCTGCcgttagagagagagagcttggCGAGGAAGGTGGTATCTGTGTTAGATCCACAGCAAGGTGCCCAGACAAGTTTTACGGATGCTTTTAGACACGGTCTGAAAAAACCTTCGCGCTCAGTGCTAGAATCTGCATTTTAAACGTACATTagcttgttttcttttttaaaaaatgacttCAAGAGGGGGGTACCCCGTTAATGCTGGTCCTCCTGTCGCCCCTAACATTAACCCCATGAGCGCTGGGCACCCAGGCGGCGTGAGGATGCCGCCGGCCATGCAGCAGAGCCCCGTCTTCCGACCGATGAGCCCGGCCGCTCCTCAGTACCATCAGGTAACGCATCTGCGGGCGGTTTCGGGGCGATCTGGGGCTGAAATCATCCCCCAATGCAATCGCGGCTATACGATCCGACCGATCTGAGCCGAACCGGCTATCCACTGCCTGTAGCATACATGGTTGTTATTTGATTTCCTGTTTTACGTAGTATATTCAGGGCATAAAGATACcttattgttgttttgtttgttagtATGTATGCGCGTGACATGCATTTACTGGAGCCGATGACACAGGGTGACGCTGCTAGGCGGCTAGCTAATCAGCTAACTCCTCGTGATGTGCTCGCATATCCAGCTGCATAACATGTATTACGCCCCAAAGGCGAGGTGTCGCCTGCCGATTTGAAAGTGCCTCGGTAAATATATAGTAAATAATTCCTGCATGTTTAGCTAAGAGTTTATAAAGTAATACAGCTTGCAAAGAAAGGCCTGAAAACACGGAGTGCCGCTGTCTGCCTTCGACTTCCGTGTTTTACCCCGACGGGCACTGTGCTGTTTTAGTGAAACAAAGAAAGGCACACGCTGAGGTTTTGTTTatcatgttttgtgttttacttTGTTTGCCAGGACCCAAAAAGCAACGTTAGGAAGAACTCTCAATAGTTAACAGTAAAGGGATGGCGGTCACAAGGGAGCTTTGACACATGATTAGAAACAGACCTCGTGTTTGAAAGGCAGCTGGTGATAATACAGCGGGCTGGTCCGCTGCTGTAGGGTTACTCTACGGAGTTATAATGCACGTATGACTGGTGCACCTGAGCTAGTCAGCAGCGCCATGGCCACAGAAGCGGGAAACCGTACGTGCTGGCAGCGTCTAATAGGAACTGGAACGCTTGGCGGTCCTTAAAGCCGCGAAAACTGCTCCTTTTAAGAGAAATCACATATTTATGTACTTATTTTTCAAGTTCAATAGCAATGTCCTTGTAATGTGTGAAATTCCGCATTTGATTTTGACACCGTGTCTTTTATCGCTGTGCTAATGGCTGCCTTTATGTGATCAGTAGAAAAACACATTATTGTTAAGCAATTTGTTAATTGCGTGTTGCATAAAAGCAATGACGAAAATGTTAGTTATCTACTGTTGTTTTGGTTTCCTATAGCGCCCCAGCATGCCCCCCAGCCGAGGGGTGCCCATGGGAGTCATGGGGGCCATGGGGGGGCCTGTTCCGGGGCTATCGTATGGTTCCAGCATGCCCATGCGACCGGGAATGCCACAGCCAACCATGGACCAGTCGCATAAGAGATTCCTGCATCAGGGCATGGCTGCTCAGCGACGTGGGTCAGTGCTGGCCGTGTAGCACTCTCATCTCATCCCTCACACATAGTAGCCAAGCTTTGACGGGGTTTAATGTCTTCTGCACTAGTGTGAGATTTCCCGGTGAACATGGAGGCCGATGTGCGCATCAGCATGTTAGGCCTCtttgcctgtgatcggaaggttgctgattTGAATCCAGTCTTCTGCAGAATAGCCATATCTCTCTGGGGCcattgaacaaggcccttaaccacctGAAATGCACCAAGGCCACAGGAAAACTGTATATAAGCATGTATATCTCAAAGAAGAGCCATGATGGCATATGCGAAATGAAGCATTCCAAAGCTTGAAAAAAATATGTGTactcatacttgtgcaaatggcgaATGAAGCATCATTGATTCATTCATGTTGATTAGGAGCCCTTGTGAAACATGGTGCACCCTCAcattctggagatgttcatttTATGCATCTTGcttataaattaattttatgcaGAATCCTAGACCAGAAAATATACTATTTGCCTGTTAATTTCTTAGCCTGGACTCGAGTGTTTGTCTGTGTCAGCTGGGTTTTAGGTTTCAGAAAAGCTCCTTTGTCTGCTTTGTAATGGCCTGTCTCAGGGTCAGGGCTGCTGGGGAGAGCCACGGACATGAGTGTCCTAAGAGTGTCCCCATGAGTGTCCCAAGAACAAAGAATTCTCCAGGGATCAGAAGCCCTGTAACTTTGACAAGCTTGATTGAACCACAAGGAGTCAAAGTGCTGATATTGATGAGCACAAACTATGTATTATAACTTGTGGTACATAATTGTTGATTACAGCTCTTTTCATAAGCTTCAAATGTTGTAAGTATACAGTAGGCttgttctgttttggttttttgtgTGTACATTATTCTTCATTTGCATAATGATTCCACTCACATCTGTGTCATTGTGTTGCAGTGTAAAAAGGCGTAAAATGGCTGACAAGGTACTTCCACAGAGGGTGAGTTTCAAAGCTACTTCATCTAATGAAGATCTGTTGCACCAGAAATGCGGTGGAAATGTTACCGAATTTCCCTCAGTGTGTGGCTGCTGAACAAGCATGATTCTATTTTCCCCAAACGATTTTTAATGAACCACTTGAATTCCTCCTCAGATCCGGGACCTGGTCCCCGAGTCGCAGGCTTACATGGACCTGCTAGCCTTCGAGAGGAAGCTGGATCAGACAATCGCCCGCAAGCGCATGGAGATCCAGGAGGCCATCAAAAAGCCAATCACGGTAGGGTTACCTCTGCCCACCAAGCTGCACATCTGGGGAAAGTCCTAGCTATTTAGTACCATGAAACACAAAGTTATAATATTTAGCATAAGTGTACCGATACTCTGGGatctgtctgtctatttttGAATAATCATCATGTTCTTGCAATCCCTTCTGTCTAAATAGTGTTTGCTTGGATTAATCTTACTTAGGTgaaattaattttcttttataAAAAGAATACTGGATGCATCTTTATGTTTGAAATGTACACAGCTGCATTTAAGACTTTTAACTCATGTTTAGTGAGATCAGTGGCCAATAATGTTTTTTATAATTCAGATTGGTCATAAAATGGGCATCTTATTGTGCAAAGATGAGTCTTCTATCTGGACAGATCATTCAGGGCTTGTAGAGTAgtgttcttgtgtttttttttccttgtcatCTACAGTGCTTTTCAAAGCACAGTGGATTAGATGTTACAAAATGATTCTTCTCGTTTTAATCCAAATATCAGTTTTGACAAAGTAAAATGCAGAAAGTCATAGAAAGAAATCAGAAATATTCATAATGGGAGTTAATGGAATTAGAAATTTTGCATTTCAGGTAAGTATGCTCTCCACAGCACTCCAGTAGAAATTAGAATGACTTTTCATGATGTTAGATTAAAATTGTCTgaaaaagaatttttttttgtttcaggtgcacattttttctattttagATAACTGTCAATTGCATTATGCTGTTTGAGTTTTGGTTGGTAGGATACTTCTGTTAAATAGCTTAGGATCCTCTATATTTGTGATGAACAAAGAATTCTGACGATGAATTCGTCCTCCCTTAAAATCTATTGATAAAATTTATTCTAGACCATGGTTCACACAGTAAGTTAAGTTATTCCCCTCTCTGCTAGCAAAAGCGCAAGCTGCGAATATACATTTCCAACACCTGCACACCTGGAAAACCCGAGGGTGAAGAGACTGAGAAGGTGGCGTCCTGGGAGCTGAGGGTTGAGGGCAAGTTGCTTGAGGATGTAAGTGTCAGGGGGATTAGCTGCTTCAGTCATTGCATATGCATGTTGTATCCCATTCTGTTCCACACAGTGTGCCTGCAGTCATGAAACCTGCTTACAGCCTGCTTTTAAACCTTTTTTAGCCTCACTTGTGCAGATCTAATCCCTGATCTCTCAGTGTATCTGTGCTGCAGGTTTATCCAGTCTGGTTACTGCTGTGTACCCTCTCTCTATCTGGcttaagtacagtggtacctcagttctcaaactcattagaactcgcatttcttaaaagtcgaaccaaccagttcgaaaaaaaatttacctagaactcaatctgaatctccgaagtcaaaccgtgaacaacGACGAAGAACTTGTACGCGtacatctctcagcggaaacaaagggtaacacttcagtctcagcctcgcattcgctgtgagagcattgtgcatgtttacactagctgaatacatatatttagacagtaaaaatacatttagacaataatagacagtaacagtaattatataataaaatacatttaaaaataaagattttttattaattattttaatattaataataaagcattaatacatttagttataatattgttgtgctgagcggggacggaacggagacaaagtgaaacgtggactaaatacagaggactaatggcaacaaccagaaacagctgatcacacagggattccacacggggttaacgagggggcgtggcacacggagggagcagacgatcggggcaggacacattgtttggatacatttattttcttactttaaaaattactgttttgataaatgtgcttagatgtgtttagtacagtatatgctcttgttttatctggtccattttgtatttaaatgctaaaaaaacatttttaggtgtaattttttggggccgggatccaattaattggttttccattatttcttatgggaaataagaaataatctttttaggattcaatccggagttctgaacggattaagtttgagttctgagctACCACTGTATATGGATAGTGAGCTATAACGTAGCAAGATCTTTTGCAATATCtagctattttttttcttcagttttgCTTGCTTTAGTTTCCTAATCAAACTAACAATTTATTGCTGTATATTTGGGAtgtagtattttttaaaaatattttaagttgtTTTTTGAATCTTGCTCTAGCCTAATGAATGACTCAGGTGCCATAAAAAACCATGGGATACAGTGCGTAACTAGCTGTGTGGTTGGCTGTCAGTGAATTATTACAATGGAGTGTTCCCAGTATACGTTTGTATGAATTCCACAGGGCAAGGATTGTAAAAACCGACCATATGGAGATAGACAGCAATCAGACTCAAAACTTAAATCATAATATTGGAAGTATAAGTCACTGTCAGACTAAAGCCTAGTTCATACTTTTCATGTGCAGGGATTGTTGCGGTCAGTGCATGTTTACAGCAGTGATACTCCACCAAGCCAGGAGAGGGCAGATgcattgcaacaaacacaaatacaagcagtgtagtgaaacAAGTAAACTTTTATCaacagttttaaagttattagtcAAGCTTTGGGTATTATGGCAATAAGTCATACTgtggtattttgaaatccttacAGCAAAAATGCTGATCTGTGAACGTCCACgatgccacctactggaaataccAAATCAATTATCATGCAGATGTACAAAGCTTCCACTAGACAAAAAAATCTGGGCTACACACAGCAGTCCGCAGCCAACCCCTGATGACAAAATTTACGTCACATCCCCTCATCTGCAACTGAAAGCACATGtagaaaagtgaagtatgaattgacctTAATGGAAAATTACTTTTGGTGACTCAACCCATATGCAGATCTTGATTTCCTACTGTCCTGTCTTCAGTGACTGAAACGTTCAACATTTAAGACCCCTTCTTGTATCAATTAGACTGCTTAAAGATATTGTTATTATGTTTGTAAGAGTATCTTCATTAtagttttttatgtttttttttgttgtaaaaGTACGTTTCCTGTTTTGGTGCCGACTTTCCAGCTTTTTGACTGTGCTGGCTTGTGTCCTTGGCTCACACCATGTAGCCAGATGTGCACACTCCATCCCGCATTCTCACAAGGAGCCGGCCAATGGGCAACTGAGACACGCAGGCAGATATTTATTTCGCAGAATGCTGAGGAGCATGTCCTGATGCAAGCACAATAGCCATGAGGTGCAACGGCCGTGAGACGTGGGCCCCGGTGGCGGCACTCAGAAAAAGAGGAAATTGTTTTGCTTTGGTGGTTAGACTCGTAAAGGAgggtgtggggagcagagcagaGTGGAGTGAAGTGGGGGAGGTCATGTTGCGCAAGAAGATACAGGCACTGGGGCTCGCCAATCCCCCAGAATGTCCCAGATCCAGCCCCTCGTGTGGCCAGAGCCAAACAATACAGCTGCATTCTGCACTAAAAACACTGCTCTCATGTGGCTATGTTTGTTTCTCCTCCATTACTCTGTCCTTAATAGCCAGGGAAGTATAAGAGGAAGTTTTCCTCCTTCTTCAAAAGCTTGGTCATCGAGCTGGACAAAGAGCTGTATGGACCAGACAACCATCTTGTAGAGGTATGAGATCTGTAGGACCATGGCACCATCTTGTACATGCCGTTCAATCTCCAAAAAATATATACCTGAGTTTGGTAAATCCAGACAGATTGCAAAATAATGACTTTCATTTATAAACAGTGCATATGCAGATGTTGCTCTATATTCTAATTTATCTCATCAGTGTGATTGTTCTAAAACACATCCACAACATGCCATCGATCATCTCTTAGCAGATAGTTTAAGCCCCTCTAAAATCTTAAAAAGTTCTATCAGTGGcgattaaataaatattttggcCAGAATACTCCAACCTGATGACACGTGTCCAGTAATATACAAACCTTTTTCGAAGAGCCACACAGATATTATATCATGTCCTGGTTtgatggtttttgttttgtggtcTTGAAAGTTTGGATACAAATAGGTAAAATAAGCCAGTCACATCGATGTTACTGATGACTGTACTGTATAGAGCATTAAACTTACATGTCCTGAAATCCTTTTTATTACTTAGTTTTGTTAGCACATGCCTGAATTGGAATTCTGCATTCCCGAATTCCCCTCCACAGTGGCACAGAATGCCCACCACACAGGAGACTGACGGCTTCCAGGTGAAGCGGCCAGGCGATGTGAGCGTTAAGTGTACCCTGCTCCTCATGCTGGATCATCAGGTACTTCACACTACCTCCAGAAACAAGCTCATGATGCCATCAAGGCAGCCAAGTTCGTTACCAGGCTATTATTGTGTTGTTTCTTAAACTATATGTTATTTTAACCTTTACCTAAGAAATATTCAGTTCGATTATGGAAATGTACTTTAAGTATGCAGTAGAATAAAATAGTTAGGGCTACATTTAGGGATAATTGGAGATGAAAAGGAATTATTAGATAtagtgaattttaaataaattgcatGTCTTCAGCCAAACTGCAGAACTGTTGTCATTAATCTATTGATAAACCATGAACTCTTTTGGCTGCACTGCATATTGCGTGGAGTAACCAATATGTGTCTTTTGGTTTCTTCACAGCCGCCCCAGTACAAGCTGGACCCACGTCTGGCCCGGCTGCTGGGGGTGCACACACAGACCCGGGCGAGCATCATGCAGGCACTGTGGCTGTACATCAAGAACAACAAGCTGCAGGACTGCCATGAGAAGGAGTACATCAACTGCAACCGCTACTTCCGCCAGGTGGGAGGCTGTGTCAGACCAACTGGCCAGTGGCTAGCAGAGCAAGAGGGAGTCACTGGGATGCATCTCCAATGTGAATCTGCCTGTCCTTTTGCAGATCTTTGGCTGTGCCCGCATGAGGTTCTCCGAGATCCCCATGAAGCTGGCAGGCCTTCTACAACACCCTGACCCCATTGTCATCAATCACATAATCAGGTGAACAGAAGATCTCAGAGCCTTAGAGGCAAGTTCATTGGAGCAATGATGCCTTAATTGGAAGAAAAGAAGTGAACATGGAGTGGGGTTCATGTCATTTCAGTGTGGACCCCAACGACCAGAAGAAGACAGCCTGCTATGACATTGATGTGGAGGTGGACGACCCATTGAAGGGACAGATGACCAGCTTCCTGTCTTCCACCACCAACCAACAGGAGATTGCCGCATTAGAGATGAAGGTAGCATCTAATTTGCTTTGCCCTCTGAAGGTGTTTAGATCATAAAACCCTGCTTAGAGCCCCACTCTCAATCAGAGACTTAATGTAGtactaagaacataagaactatacaaacgagaggaggccattcagcccatcgagctcgcttggggagaacttaactaatagctcagagttgttaaaatcttatctagctctgatttaaaggaacccaaggattcagcttgcactacgttatcaggaagactattccatactttgactacacgctgtgtaaagaagtgcttccttaaatccagtttgaaatgttctcccgctaatttccacctatggccacgagttcttgtatttgaactaatgctgaagtaactattcggttgaacagcatccaaacctgttagaatcttatagacctggatcatgtcccccctcagtctcctttgcttgaggcttaacagattcagctcaactaacctttcctcgtatgacattcctctaagaccaggaatcattcttgtggccctacgctgcaccttttctaaggccgcaatgtcctttttaagatatggtgaccaaacctgcacacaatattctaggtgaggtctcaccaaggaatattaatcttagcattacctcccttgacttaaactccacacacctggagatataccccaacatcctattgaccttttttattgcttccccacactggtgagaatgagacatggaagcatcaacatacacaccaaggtctttctcataatcaactacctttatttcagtaggtcccataaaatacctgtactttatatttctgctccctacatggagtaccttacatttgtttatgttaaatttcatctgccaggtgtcggcccagtcactaattaaattaagatcccgctgtagctgctgagccgctagttcagtatctgctacaccacccaccttggtgtcatctgcaaatttcaccagtttactgtatatattggtgtctatatcatttatgtaaattaggaacaatagtggtcctaaaattgaactatatcaatgtcgttttcaattataagacccttactatcctgcagattagtgatttcagcttttagagctcttttagagttaaaatactggaagaaacttttaacgtcatccttagcctccaatgcgatcttcctttcgacattccttttagctcgtctaatgtaattttttaattcagcctgtagatttagatactcttgctttactctgtcatcatcagttattttccatttcaggaacaaagcccttttcctccttactttata includes:
- the smarcd2 gene encoding SWI/SNF-related matrix-associated actin-dependent regulator of chromatin subfamily D member 2 isoform X1; the protein is MTSRGGYPVNAGPPVAPNINPMSAGHPGGVRMPPAMQQSPVFRPMSPAAPQYHQRPSMPPSRGVPMGVMGAMGGPVPGLSYGSSMPMRPGMPQPTMDQSHKRFLHQGMAAQRRGVKRRKMADKVLPQRIRDLVPESQAYMDLLAFERKLDQTIARKRMEIQEAIKKPITQKRKLRIYISNTCTPGKPEGEETEKVASWELRVEGKLLEDPGKYKRKFSSFFKSLVIELDKELYGPDNHLVEWHRMPTTQETDGFQVKRPGDVSVKCTLLLMLDHQPPQYKLDPRLARLLGVHTQTRASIMQALWLYIKNNKLQDCHEKEYINCNRYFRQIFGCARMRFSEIPMKLAGLLQHPDPIVINHIISVDPNDQKKTACYDIDVEVDDPLKGQMTSFLSSTTNQQEIAALEMKIHETIESINQLKTQRDFMLSFSTNPQEFIQDWLKSQCRDLKLMTDIAGNPEEERRTEFYQAPWVPEAVGRYVYSKVQQRRQELEQVLGIRLT
- the smarcd2 gene encoding SWI/SNF-related matrix-associated actin-dependent regulator of chromatin subfamily D member 2 isoform X2 — encoded protein: MPPSRGVPMGVMGAMGGPVPGLSYGSSMPMRPGMPQPTMDQSHKRFLHQGMAAQRRGVKRRKMADKVLPQRIRDLVPESQAYMDLLAFERKLDQTIARKRMEIQEAIKKPITQKRKLRIYISNTCTPGKPEGEETEKVASWELRVEGKLLEDPGKYKRKFSSFFKSLVIELDKELYGPDNHLVEWHRMPTTQETDGFQVKRPGDVSVKCTLLLMLDHQPPQYKLDPRLARLLGVHTQTRASIMQALWLYIKNNKLQDCHEKEYINCNRYFRQIFGCARMRFSEIPMKLAGLLQHPDPIVINHIISVDPNDQKKTACYDIDVEVDDPLKGQMTSFLSSTTNQQEIAALEMKIHETIESINQLKTQRDFMLSFSTNPQEFIQDWLKSQCRDLKLMTDIAGNPEEERRTEFYQAPWVPEAVGRYVYSKVQQRRQELEQVLGIRLT